One segment of Salvelinus alpinus chromosome 1, SLU_Salpinus.1, whole genome shotgun sequence DNA contains the following:
- the LOC139541951 gene encoding ferritin, middle subunit yields MESQIRQNYHHDCEAAINRMINMEMFASYTYTSMAFYFSRDDVALSGFAHFFKENSDEEREHADKLLSFQNKRGGRILLQDIKKPERDEWGNGLEAMQCALQLEKNVNQALLDLHKIASDKVDPHLCDFLETHYLNEQVEAIKKLGDHITNLTKMDAVKNKMAEYLFDKHTLGGQS; encoded by the exons ATGGAGTCTCAGATCCGCCAGAACTATCACCACGATTGCGAAGCTGCCATCAACCGGATGATCAACATGGAGATGTTTGCCTCCTACACCTACACTTCAATG GCTTTCTATTTCTCCCGTGACGATGTGGCTCTGTCTGGCTTCGCGCATTTCTTCAAGGAGAACAGCGACGAGGAGCGCGAGCACGCCGACAAGCTACTCTCTTTCCAGAACAAGAGAGGTGGACGCATTCTACTCCAGGACATCAAG AAGCCAGAACGTGATGAGTGGGGCAATGGGCTGGAGGCCATGCAGTGTGCTCTGCAGCTGGAGAAGAATGTGAACCAGGCCCTGCTGGACCTGCACAAGATTGCCTCTGACAAGGTTGACCCCCAT CTGTGTGACTTCCTGGAGACCCATTACCTGAACGAGCAGGTGGAGGCCATTAAGAAGCTGGGAGACCACATCACCAACCTCACCAAGATGGATGCTGTCAAAAACAAGATGGCAGAGTACCTGTTTGACAAGCACACCCTGGGAGGCCAGAGCTAA
- the LOC139541523 gene encoding putative nuclease HARBI1, which yields MKAQNCVFLSALTMACPFVRDVVDEEALVLRRAFRRERVFRDRLDPLAFPDDHLYERYRFSADGIRYLCRLLGPRIKHRTARSHALSVEQMVCVALRFFASGAFLYSVGDAEQLNKATICRTIRSVCLAIKALADVFISFPGHRRLCDIKEEFYRIAGFPNVIGAVDCTHIRIKAPSGAHEADFVNRKSFHSINVQMVCNADCVISNVVAKWPGSVHDSRIFRASEIYQCLSQGEFSGVLLGDRGYGCQPFLLTPFTDPQEAQQAYNHAHARTRARVEMTFGLLKARFHCLHKLRVSPVRACDITVACAVLHNVACLRKERAPRVPPAMDWDNPAIFPDDDSGRLLRDQYVLNYFS from the exons atgaaggcccaaaattgtgtgttcctttctgctctgacaatggcatgcccattcgtgcgagatgtggtggatgaagaagcacttgtgctgaggagagccttcaggcgagaaagggtcttcagggaccggttggacccactggccttccctgatgaccatctatatgaaagatacaggttttctgcagatggcatcaggtatctatgcagactactgggtcccaggattaagcaccgcactgcacggagccatgcactgagtgtggagcaaatggtttgtgtggccttgcgcttttttgctagtggagccttcctgtactcagtgggggatgcagaacagctgaacaaggccacaatttgccgcacaataaggagtgtgtgtctggctatcaaagcattagcagatgtcttcatctccttccctggccacagaagactctgtgacatcaaagaggagttctataggattgcag gtttccccaatgtcattggtgcagtggactgcacacacataaggataaaagccccctcaggtgcccatgaggccgattttgtgaataggaaatcctttcacagcattaatgttcag atggtctgcaatgctgactgtgtgatcagcaatgttgtggcaaaatggcctggctcagtccatgactccagaatctttcgggcctctgaaatctatcagtgcctatcacaag gtgaattctctggtgtgttgctgggagacagggggtatggctgccagccttttctcctgacacctttcacagacccccaggaggcacagcaggcctacaaccatgcccatgccaggaccagggccagagttgaaatgacctttggcctcctgaaggcacgctttcactgccttcacaaattaagggtcagccctgttagggcatgtgatattactgtggcttgtgctgtcctccacaatgtggcctgcctgaggaaggagagggcccccagagtgccaccagccatggactgggacaatccggcaatcttccctgatgacgacagtggtcggctgctgagggaccaatatgtgttgaattattttagttag
- the LOC139542015 gene encoding ferritin, middle subunit: protein MESQIRQNYHHDCEAAINRMINMEMFASYTYTSMAFYFSRDDVALSGFAHFFKENSDEEREHADKLLSFQNKRGGRILLQDIKKPERDEWGNGLEAMQCALQLEKNVNQALLDLHKIASDKVDPHLCDFLETHYLNEQVEAIKKLGDHITNLTKMDAVKNKMAEYLFDKHTLGGQS, encoded by the exons ATGGAGTCTCAGATCCGCCAGAACTATCACCACGATTGCGAAGCTGCCATCAACCGGATGATCAACATGGAGATGTTTGCCTCCTACACCTACACTTCAATG GCTTTCTATTTCTCCCGTGACGATGTGGCTCTGTCTGGCTTCGCGCATTTCTTCAAGGAGAACAGCGACGAGGAGCGCGAGCACGCCGACAAGCTACTCTCTTTCCAGAACAAGAGAGGTGGACGCATTCTACTCCAGGACATCAAG AAGCCAGAACGTGATGAGTGGGGCAATGGGCTGGAGGCCATGCAGTGTGCTCTGCAGCTGGAGAAGAATGTGAACCAGGCCCTGTTGGACCTGCACAAGATTGCCTCTGACAAGGTTGACCCCCAT CTGTGTGACTTCCTGGAGACCCATTACCTGAACGAGCAGGTGGAGGCCATTAAGAAGCTGGGAGACCACATCACCAACCTCACCAAGATGGATGCTGTCAAAAACAAGATGGCAGAGTACCTGTTTGACAAGCACACCCTGGGAGGCCAGAGCTAA